TCCTACTACAGTGTTTATGGAAGCAATGCTGTCCCATTACTAAGGTGGAGATGTCTGGAGATGGCTACATAGCTAGCCTCCTCCGTAGAGAGACTTATCTGCTGACTAGCTTAGGAGGGAACATCTCAGCAGTTATCCCCCTTGATTTCCCATTTGACCTGTACTGTGTTTTAGGGACAGCTAGGAAACTTTCATACTAATTTTGTATCACCAGAAGCCCTGTTggctcttttctctgtctttcctagCTTCTGTTCTGAGTGAGATATCGCTTGCTCTTTGAGTGAAGTATTGTGTTTAGGTTTAGGTATAGGTCACTCACAGGTCACTGGGGTGGTTCCCTGGGTTTCGTGTGAGAAGCAAGTTATCTTTTCTTCTCACAGTACAGTCATCTTGAGCTTTAGGGATCTGAACAAAGGTCTAGCTTTATTTAAGAACAGAGTGGAAATAGCATGTTTACTAATGGGTAGACCTCCAGGAAAAGGTAATAGTATAAAAGTTATCAGATATTAGAAGCAGTTGCTTCTTAGTGTTTAATTTTGTTGGCCCGTTTGTTTCCTCCAGGACACACAGGAGAAAGAAGGTATGCTCCCTGAGAGAGCCGAGGAGGCAAAGCTAAAGGCCAAATATCCAAGCCTAGGACAAAAGCCTGGAGGCTCCGACTTCCTCATGAAGAGACTCCAGAAAGGGGTACGGGGCACAATCTCTTACCCTCTTACTTCGGAGCCAAAGGGGGCCTTAGGGATGAGATCTGTGGAAGTTCTACTGAACACCAATATGAAGGTTTTGTTGTGGGGCAGTAGTAGAGAGaaattagaaacttttaaaaagcaaggcaAATATTGTAAATCCCTGAAATGGTATCGGTTATCTTCTGATTTCCCACGTAGGATATTAAGGCTTAATGTAGGGGCATTTGGGTATGGGGTtgggggagtgagggaaggatGTTAGAGTCTGGAATGCTGACAGCCTCCAGACATTTGCCTGTTTGGATGGTGGGAGTTTTAGGATTGCACATTTAGGATTAGAGCTAAATTTTGGGGTGTGTCATTTCAGAAAAAGATCAGCCCATCTGTCCTACAGATTTCCTCAACTTGAAATGAATAGTAGGTGTCTTTAGACCCTTGAAGTTAGCACCAACTACTAACTATGCTCCCTGAAGAGACTTATTTTTCCTGTCCAGAATGGTCCTTCTCCCAAGGCAGAGTCTTACCTTCATAGCCATCTAGCTCCTGATCAGGTTTCTCAGTCCTCAGAGGTACTGAAAGCTGACTGAGGGATTGTATGTCATTAACCTGGAGTGTGTTTCTCTATGTGGATGAAATGGAGAGGGAAGCAGATTCCTGTGGAGAATCCCGGTTACTGAGTCTTAGTCACAGATGATGATGTGATGCTGATTTGCAGTTTACCTTGCTGTAAGCAAGGCAGGCGTGGGCAGGCTGTCAGAACCATGGAACGTGTGTGGGAGTGCTTGCAGTCAGAGGAAAGTACATTCTCATGAACAAGCCCAGTTTCTATTCATAGTCtgagagaataatttttaattttgaggttGTTAGCTTGAGGTTGATCTCCTGCTGATAGCCCCAGATCGACCCTTCTATGtatcttattcatttctgtttccCCAGCACCAAGCCCATTGGAGGCTAATAGGTCCTTATAAGCCTTAGTGAATAAAGTCAGTAATTTGGTTGAACCATCCTGTACTCATGGGGCTACAAAAGATGTGGGTACAGAGGATGTAGGAGCTATCTCTTAACTCCAAAAATAACACCCTAGTTGGGAAACTGCTTCCATACCTGAAAAAGTCAGAACACACTGGGGAGAAGACGTAAGTAAATGTAATTAATGCTAAGCTCTGTATGCATGAGACTAATCCAAAAGAGACTTGAAAGGTCTGAGCGTGGATGCAGGTTTATAGTGGATGTGAGTCTCCTTGTTTTTGAGGAAGACCAGAGCTCCTCACTCACCTAAACCTCCCTCTTATCTCTTAGCAAAAGTACTTTGACTCAGGAGACTACAACATGGCCAAAGCCAAGATGAAGAATAAGCAGCTGCCAAGTGCAGGACCAGACAAGAACCTGGTGACTGGTGACCACATCCCCACCCCACAGGATCTGCCCCAGAGAAAGTCCTCACTCGTCACCAGCAAGCTTGCGGGGTAACCGGGTCCCCCTTCTGCTCCCCTTCCTCACCCACTGGACTTTTGTATATCATAGGCAGGGATGGAATGGGCACCTAGTTATATCTTCTCAGCTTGCTAGCCAGAAATGACTGTGATTCTCCTGGGGGCTGCTGAGAAGGTAATGTGGGCTGAAGAGAGGCTCTGAGTTCATTTCTTTGGATAAGTTGAGATTTCCACACCCTCATGTAGCCCAGATAGGGGCTCAGAAATAGGAGACTAGGATTGGATAATGCTgcaaactctttttcttttgtacaaAAAACTGGGGAGATGTGACTTCTACTTTTGGAAGAGAATATCCCAAAATTGGTTAGGCTAGGCCTTGGGAATAATATGACAGGTTTAACATCCCAAGGCTAACCTGACATGGTTGGGAAAGATAGATTGAATGGGATCTGTTTTCTGTGCTTTAAATGTTTTGTCCCTTGGGCTGCTACTGCTTCATGTTTCCATTATGGCAGGTGTAGAGAAGCctcaaaaggaaaaactgatttGCTTGCCTAAAACTAT
The sequence above is drawn from the Tursiops truncatus isolate mTurTru1 chromosome 1, mTurTru1.mat.Y, whole genome shotgun sequence genome and encodes:
- the ENSA gene encoding alpha-endosulfine isoform X3, giving the protein MSQKQEDENPAEETGEEKQDTQEKEGMLPERAEEAKLKAKYPSLGQKPGGSDFLMKRLQKGQKYFDSGDYNMAKAKMKNKQLPSAGPDKNLVTGDHIPTPQDLPQRKSSLVTSKLAGGQVE
- the ENSA gene encoding alpha-endosulfine isoform X1, translating into MEVKPRKDADRVVTRKTPPYSPQTSKDTQEKEGMLPERAEEAKLKAKYPSLGQKPGGSDFLMKRLQKGQKYFDSGDYNMAKAKMKNKQLPSAGPDKNLVTGDHIPTPQDLPQRKSSLVTSKLAGGQVE
- the ENSA gene encoding alpha-endosulfine isoform X2, whose translation is MEVKPRKDADRVVTRKTPPYSPQTSKDTQEKEGMLPERAEEAKLKAKYPSLGQKPGGSDFLMKRLQKGQKYFDSGDYNMAKAKMKNKQLPSAGPDKNLVTGDHIPTPQDLPQRKSSLVTSKLAG